The window CGATTCGCTCGATCTCGCCGAGCGGGATTTCGCAGCCACATTTATGCGCGCGCTTCGCGATGTCGCCGCCGAACGTCGTCGCCGTGATGCCGCCGCCGCAGGTCTGCTTGCGCGCTCTCGTATTCACGGGCGGGCTGTCCAATGAGCACGGCGAGCCGAATCATTGCGAATCTCGAACAGATTGCAGCGCAAAACCATTCGCAATCTTCCGAAATAGATCGTGCCGATAATCTTGTCTCTATGGGCGAGTTACTGCGTTCGCAAGCTATCGAACCCAAGTGGCTCGTCGAAGGCCTCTTGCCTGACGGCGGTACGTCGCTATTTGTTGCGAAGCCGAAGGTCGGCAAAAGCACGATGCTTCAGAACCTCGCATTCGCTGTAGCGCGCGGCGAGCCGTTTCTTGGACGCGCTACGACGCAAGGCGTGGTCGTTTACCTCGCGATCGAGGATAAACCATCGGAGCTCGCGCGAGCATTTCGCGCAATGGGCGCAGGCGAAGGCGACCCCGTTCACTTTCATTGCGCGCGGACCCCAGACGACGCGGGAGCGTGGCTCCAGCGCGTCGTCGAGCAGTATGCCCCAGCTTTGATCGTTGTCGATACATTCCAACGGTTCGCAAAGCTGCGCGACCTGAACGATTATGCCCTCGTCACCAACGCCTTCGGGGCCCTCTGCGACCTGGCCCGCTCTTGCGGCGCGCACCTCGCCGCGAGCCACCACGGGAAGAAGGCCGGCGGCGACGACGGAGATGCAGTCTTAGGTTCGACCGCTTTGTTCGGCGCGGTCGATACGTTAGTCGAACTACGTCGGCATGATCGCGAGCGCACGGTCTTCAGTTTTCAGCGGTACGGAATTGACCTGGAGAAGACGCTGCTCACGCTTGATCTCGAAACCCGCTTGCTCTCGACCGACGGGACAGCGGCAGATGCTGACAAACACCGCGCCGCCGCAGCGGTTCTCGACATGCTGCAGAACGCTGACTGCCCCCTGGCCCGCGACGTAATACTCAACGCCGTAGAGGGTCGCCGAGCTACCACTGTCAAGGTACTCGCGGAGCTGGTCGAGGGCGGGGAAGCCATCCGCGACGGTAGCGGCAGGAAGGGCGATCCCTACCTGTTCACTCTCGCCGTCGAAAGCGAAAATGCCGTTCCCGCGTTTACCGGCGAGAACGGCGGCACCGAAAAGAATCGGGAACGGAATAAATCCAATAGCGACGGTGCTTTCAGCCTCGTTTCGGATTCCGTCCCGCCGTTCCCACATATATACCCGGAACGGAAAAACGGAATCGGCCAGGGCAATGAACCGAGAGAAAACAGGGCGCTCGGGTTGCCTTTCGACGCCGCCGCCAAGTCCGAACCTGGGACGCTTCGGGCCCTCGATAGCGGCGGTGAATCCGAGGAGGCTCTATGGACACGGTAGCCCTCCACGCCCCTCACCCCGGCGACGGTCGTGGGCTTGGTATGGCTTTCGGGCGGCACCATCCGCCGACGTGACGAGCGCATCGAAGCAGCCTTTCCCGTAGGGTCGCCCGCGCCGGAGTACGCCGAAAGCATGCGGATCGCATGGGAGGCGACTGCGCTACTCAAGCGCGACCTTCTCTCGTTCCTGGACCTTCCCGCTGATCGGCAGCGCGCTATCGCGGAGAGCGCGCTCTTACGCGAGGGCCTCTTCTTACCGATGCCGCCACCGTGTCCATTCTTTATCGGGCACGCGGCCGACGAGCACTGCCGTCGGTGCGGCGCATCGAACGCCGAACATTGCCAGCGATGAGGCCGGTCGCGGAGGCCGACGGGCCTCATCGCTGTAAGACAGTGCGGGAGGGTTTCGAGTGCTCGCAATACCGAAGAACCCAGGCCGACGCGCGGCGCCCTTTAAGAATATCGCCGTTGCCCTGCTAATCGCGGCTGTCGTCGCGTATCCTGTGGCATCGTCGGCTGCCCGCGCACACGGCACAGTGGGATACATGCTAGAGAACGACTGTTCGCAGGGGCGTGCCGCCTTTGGTGACGAGAGAGCTGCGACTGACGCCTTTAACATGGGGGACTTTAGGCGCGCGCGGCGCCAATTCAAAAAGGCATCGGACTTGTGGTACGGCTGCAGCAAGGAAACGTCGGATCAGTACGCCCATGACCAATATCTCTTAGCCCATGACCAAGACCTAGCAAACGCATCCGACAATAACAGCGATCCGTGGATTGCTCTTGCGTGCGCGCAATTGAACGAACTCGCCTACGCAACTCAGTTCAGCCTCGTTCGCAAAGAGGCGCTAAAGACGAA of the Candidatus Dormiibacterota bacterium genome contains:
- a CDS encoding AAA family ATPase, with amino-acid sequence MSTASRIIANLEQIAAQNHSQSSEIDRADNLVSMGELLRSQAIEPKWLVEGLLPDGGTSLFVAKPKVGKSTMLQNLAFAVARGEPFLGRATTQGVVVYLAIEDKPSELARAFRAMGAGEGDPVHFHCARTPDDAGAWLQRVVEQYAPALIVVDTFQRFAKLRDLNDYALVTNAFGALCDLARSCGAHLAASHHGKKAGGDDGDAVLGSTALFGAVDTLVELRRHDRERTVFSFQRYGIDLEKTLLTLDLETRLLSTDGTAADADKHRAAAAVLDMLQNADCPLARDVILNAVEGRRATTVKVLAELVEGGEAIRDGSGRKGDPYLFTLAVESENAVPAFTGENGGTEKNRERNKSNSDGAFSLVSDSVPPFPHIYPERKNGIGQGNEPRENRALGLPFDAAAKSEPGTLRALDSGGESEEALWTR